GAGGTAAGCGAATCGGCTGTAGCGTAGAGGGTTACATCAAGGCCCCGCTTCACCAGCCCTTCAGTAAGCATGCTTACCACCCACTCCCAGGGTCCGTAGTGCCGGGGTGGTGTACGCCAGGATATGGGGGAGAGCATCGCAATTTTCATAGTTTCGCTTTTACAGGCAGAAGCCTACCTCCCTCTATTTGTCGCCGCAAT
This DNA window, taken from Bacillota bacterium, encodes the following:
- a CDS encoding glycosyltransferase family 4 protein → MKIAMLSPISWRTPPRHYGPWEWVVSMLTEGLVKRGLDVTLYATADSLTS